Proteins co-encoded in one Acidobacteriota bacterium genomic window:
- a CDS encoding VWA domain-containing protein: protein MTNFSSVRRLPIYLVLDCSESMAGPAIEAVETGISTLVSELASNPMAVETAHLSLITFSRKARQVLPLTEILAFQAPHFIVRPGTALGEALHLLLVCVQREVRLPTPTQKGDYRPLVFLLTDGQPTDAWESAADAIRHASHPAFSTVCAIGCGDDVDIEVLFRLTDTVLLMQDFSPVNIRKLFSWMTASVTTMSRTIGLGHTGTGLSLAPFSWGQLEMPPRAYSSRPEHPRQVFLHARCSQTGQPYLLRFGRDEQDEVYNALAAHRLEVFEEDDEILLPPINSALLRGCPACPYCSNPIAAQCACGALFCDHPDNEISTCPTCHLQLRFADEPVNFNIRQTQG, encoded by the coding sequence CCAGCTATTGAAGCAGTGGAAACCGGCATTTCAACCCTGGTTTCAGAACTGGCTTCAAATCCGATGGCGGTTGAAACGGCCCATTTAAGCCTGATTACCTTTTCACGGAAAGCCCGGCAGGTGCTGCCATTGACTGAAATTCTCGCGTTCCAGGCGCCACATTTCATAGTTCGGCCTGGAACAGCACTGGGTGAAGCTTTACATCTGCTGCTGGTCTGTGTCCAGCGCGAAGTTCGGCTTCCGACACCGACACAGAAAGGTGATTATCGCCCGCTGGTCTTTCTGCTGACCGATGGCCAGCCGACCGATGCCTGGGAGTCAGCCGCTGATGCGATCCGACACGCCAGCCACCCGGCCTTTTCCACCGTTTGCGCCATCGGCTGTGGCGATGATGTTGATATCGAGGTCCTCTTTCGCCTCACGGATACGGTTTTGCTGATGCAAGATTTTTCACCAGTGAACATCCGCAAACTGTTTTCCTGGATGACGGCTTCGGTGACCACGATGAGCCGAACGATTGGTCTTGGGCATACCGGGACTGGGCTTTCCTTGGCTCCCTTTTCCTGGGGGCAGCTTGAAATGCCGCCCCGAGCTTATTCAAGTCGGCCTGAGCATCCGCGTCAGGTCTTTTTACACGCCCGGTGCAGTCAAACCGGCCAGCCGTATCTGCTTCGATTTGGGCGAGATGAGCAGGATGAAGTCTATAATGCGCTGGCGGCGCATCGTCTCGAAGTGTTTGAGGAGGATGACGAAATCCTGTTGCCACCCATCAATTCCGCATTGTTGCGCGGATGCCCCGCCTGCCCCTATTGTTCAAACCCAATTGCCGCCCAATGTGCCTGTGGAGCGCTGTTTTGCGACCATCCGGACAATGAAATCAGTACTTGCCCAACCTGCCATCTCCAGCTCAGGTTTGCGGACGAGCCCGTGAATTTCAATATTCGACAAACACAAGGGTAA